TGCGAGGAGCTGCTCCTTCGCGAAGGATGCCTTCCCCACGGGCGCGTGCAGGTTTCCCGCCTTGTCGACGCGGTATTCGATCTTTCCGGACTTCACCTCGCGCACGGCCTTGGCGATGTCCATCGTCACCGTTCCGCTTCTCGGATTCGGCATGAGGCCCCGTGGTCCCAGAACGCGTCCCAGCTTGCCGACCTCGCCCATCATGTCCGGCGTCGCGATGATGCTGTCCACGTCCAGCCAGCCCTCGTTGAGCTTCTTGATCCACTCGTCCGAGCCGGCGTAATCCGCGCCGGCCTCGCGGGCCTCGCGCTCCTTGTCCCCTTTGGTCAGAACCAGCACGCGGACCTTCTTGCCGGTGCCGTGCGGGAGGACGACGGTGCCGCGAACCTGCTGCTCGGCGTGCCTCGGATCGACACCCAGGCGCATGGCGACCTCGATCGTCTCGTCGAACTTCGCGGTCGCCGACTGCTTCAAGCGGTCGATCGCCTGCGGCAGATCCGTGAGCTTCTCCATGCCGATCGTCCCGATCCCTTTCCGATAGCGCTTTCCGGTTTTCATGGGTTCCGTTACGCCTCCACCTCAATCCCCATGCTCCTCGCGGTCCCTTCCACCATTCGGATGGCGGCCGCCAGGTCATTGGAATTGAGATCGGGCTTCTTGATCTCGGCGATCTCGCGGACCTGGGCGGCGGTCACCTTCGCCACCTTGTTCCGATTCGGCTCGCCGGATCCCTTCGCGATGCCCGCGGCGCGCTTCAAGAGCACGGCGGCGGGCGGGGTCTTCGTGATGAAGGTGAACGACCGGTCGTTGTAGACCGTGATCACCACCGGAATGATGAGGCCCGGCTGCCCCTGGGTCCGCGCGTTGAAACCCTTGCAGAACTCCATGATGTTCACGCCGTGCTGGCCGAGCGCCGGACCGATCGGAGGCGCGGGCGTCGCGTTTCCGGCGGGCACCTGGAGCTTCACGATCGCTTGGATTGGTTTTGTCTTCGCCATTCGGATCCTCTCGCTGCCGGTCCGCTAGACCGGTTGTACTTGTAGAAAATCGAGCTCGACGGGCGTCGCGCGGCCGAAGATCGAAACCATGACCTTGACCTTCTGGCGCTCCGGATTCACCTCGTCCACCACGCCGGTGAAGTCGGTGAACGGCCCATCGACGACCTTCACGTGCTCGCCGGACTTGAACGGAACCTCGGCGGAGCCGCGCAGGCGGCCGCCGGCCTCCATGTGGCCGAGAATCCGCTTCACCTCCGCCTCGCGGAGGGGAATCGGATCCTGTCCCGAGCCCACGAACCGGGTGACGCCGGGCACGTTCTGCACCACGAGCCTCGTCTCCTGGTTCAGGTCCATCTCCACGAGCACGTACGAAGGGAACGTCTTTCGCTTCGACGTGATGCGCTTGCCATCCTTCATCTCGGCGAACTCCTCGGTCGCTACGAGGATTTGGCCGAAGTGCGGCTCCAAGCCGGCGGCGTGGATGGCCCGCTCCAAATTGGTCTTTACCTTGTTCTCATGCCCCGAGTAGGTGTGGATCACGTACCAATCCATGGACGAGCTTTCTCCCATCAGCCGACGAGGCGGACCAGCGCTTCGAATGCAAACGAAAGGACGCGGTCCACGATCCCGATGAAGACCGCCATCAAGAAGACCATCACGATGACGACCATCGTGGATTCGCGAAGCTCCGCGGCGGTCGGCCAGCTGACCTTGGTCATCTCGACGCGTACGTCCTTGACGTAATCGGAGACGCTCTGCATCACGCTCCGTCTGACTTCGGGTTTTTCAGTCGTCGTTTCTGCGCGCACGTCTCCGCCCTTTCCGGTGCTCCAATATCGTGGCAGGCCAGGAGGGATTCGAACCCCCGACTCCCGGTTTTGGAGACCGGTGCTCTAGCCGGACTGAGCTACTGGCCTACCCGGTCCCGCCCGGCGTATTACCGGGTCTCTTTATGCAGCGTGTGCTTCCGGCAGCGCGGGCAGAACTTCTTCCACTCCACGCGGTCCGGATGCTTCCGCTTGTTCTTGGTGTTGGTGTAGTTCCGCTCTTTGCAGTCGTTGCAGGCTAGCGTGATTAGGTCTCGAATGCTGGATCGCCCGCCGCCCTACTCGGTGACTTCCGCGACGACGCCGGCGCCCACGGTCCGGCCACCCTCGCGAATGGCGAACCGAAGCTCCTTCTCCA
This window of the Candidatus Eisenbacteria bacterium genome carries:
- a CDS encoding 50S ribosomal protein L1 → MKTGKRYRKGIGTIGMEKLTDLPQAIDRLKQSATAKFDETIEVAMRLGVDPRHAEQQVRGTVVLPHGTGKKVRVLVLTKGDKEREAREAGADYAGSDEWIKKLNEGWLDVDSIIATPDMMGEVGKLGRVLGPRGLMPNPRSGTVTMDIAKAVREVKSGKIEYRVDKAGNLHAPVGKASFAKEQLLANVETFLREVMRQKPAGAKGQYVRSVTLSSTMGPPVRLDPSAAQVGLKA
- the rplK gene encoding 50S ribosomal protein L11; translation: MAKTKPIQAIVKLQVPAGNATPAPPIGPALGQHGVNIMEFCKGFNARTQGQPGLIIPVVITVYNDRSFTFITKTPPAAVLLKRAAGIAKGSGEPNRNKVAKVTAAQVREIAEIKKPDLNSNDLAAAIRMVEGTARSMGIEVEA
- the nusG gene encoding transcription termination/antitermination factor NusG, with the translated sequence MDWYVIHTYSGHENKVKTNLERAIHAAGLEPHFGQILVATEEFAEMKDGKRITSKRKTFPSYVLVEMDLNQETRLVVQNVPGVTRFVGSGQDPIPLREAEVKRILGHMEAGGRLRGSAEVPFKSGEHVKVVDGPFTDFTGVVDEVNPERQKVKVMVSIFGRATPVELDFLQVQPV
- the secE gene encoding preprotein translocase subunit SecE — translated: MQSVSDYVKDVRVEMTKVSWPTAAELRESTMVVIVMVFLMAVFIGIVDRVLSFAFEALVRLVG
- the rpmG gene encoding 50S ribosomal protein L33, which encodes MRDLITLACNDCKERNYTNTKNKRKHPDRVEWKKFCPRCRKHTLHKETR